The sequence below is a genomic window from Acetonema longum DSM 6540.
TTTCTGTTCCACTGCCTGCCGGTGGTTCCGCCTGATTTCCCGGGGTTTCTGTTCCACTGCCTGCCGGTGGTTCCGCCTGATTTCCCGGGGCCTCTGTTCCACTGCCTGCCGGCGCTTTCGCTTCATTTTCCGGAGTCTCTGCACTGCCTGCCGGCGTTTTCACCTCAGTCTCCTGAGTCCCTGCACTATTACCAGTCGATGCTTTCGTCTCATGTTCCTGACTCTTTGCATTATCGGCCGGTGTTACCGCCGATTTTTCCGGATCTTGCTGCAACAGCGCCATCCGGCTTTTGGCATGATTATTTTTTTCCGTATCCTGTCCCTGGTCCAACTCTAAAAACTGCTGATAGACCGGAAGTGCGTCAACCCGTTTGCCGGAAGATTCCAGTGAAGCCGCCAGAAAATAGTAAGCTAAGGCATGTTGGGGGTTTAGGCGCACAGCCTGCCGGTAATCTTCAATGGCGGGCGGAAATTGAGCCTGCTCGTAATAACAGCTGGCCCGGTTGTAATAGGCCTTGGCTTCCTGGGGATTGAGTTTGATCGCCTGGCTGTAGGATGCAATGGCCGACTGATAGTCACCGTTAATCTGCTCGTTATGTCCGCGGGCAACCCAATCGGCGGCGGTAAATTCAGTCTCATTGCCGGCGATTTTTTTCTGGACAGCTTTCTTCTCCCGGGAGGTTTGCGCCTCCTGCAGCTGCCGCTTTAATGCTTCCAGCTCTTGCTGCATTCGCGCATAGTCAAGCTGCAATTTCTTGTACTCTTCCATCATAGAACGTTCTTCCAGCTTTTGCTTGATGTCCTGAATTTTATCGACCGAGACCTTGGCTCGAATTTTTACGCGAAAACGAATGCCGTCGCCAATCAGAACCTTGTCTACACTCAAAACTTCCACTTCCATGATCCCGGAGGCAACCACTTTTATCTCATCCTCGGTCAGGCGGTATTCATTCACTTTAGAGTAGCTTTCCACATAGGTCCCGGCTTGTTCCACCGCCATCCGTTTGGCATCGGTAAGAGCTCTTTCCTGGGCGACTTTCATGGTTTCGCCCTCGCCCATAGTATAGGACCCTTCGGCTACAATTTCTTTGAACTCCGCCAGAGCCGCCGTCGGGCAGGCCGGGAAAGAAACGGCCCCGGCAACTATGGTCATTATGATGAATAACAGCCGATGCATGCGCATAAACTGCCCCCCTCAGGTAGCCACTGTCGCTTCTTGTCAATTGTTACAGTGTAAGATTCTATATCTTTGGGAAAATTCCTGTAAAAGATGAAAAACCCGGTGATTGTAAACAAA
It includes:
- a CDS encoding tetratricopeptide repeat protein, with the translated sequence MRMHRLLFIIMTIVAGAVSFPACPTAALAEFKEIVAEGSYTMGEGETMKVAQERALTDAKRMAVEQAGTYVESYSKVNEYRLTEDEIKVVASGIMEVEVLSVDKVLIGDGIRFRVKIRAKVSVDKIQDIKQKLEERSMMEEYKKLQLDYARMQQELEALKRQLQEAQTSREKKAVQKKIAGNETEFTAADWVARGHNEQINGDYQSAIASYSQAIKLNPQEAKAYYNRASCYYEQAQFPPAIEDYRQAVRLNPQHALAYYFLAASLESSGKRVDALPVYQQFLELDQGQDTEKNNHAKSRMALLQQDPEKSAVTPADNAKSQEHETKASTGNSAGTQETEVKTPAGSAETPENEAKAPAGSGTEAPGNQAEPPAGSGTETPGNQAEPPAGSGTE